From Stenotrophomonas sp. SAU14A_NAIMI4_8:
TGGGTCGCGGCCTGCACCACGCCCACCACCACGCCAACCACCAGCACGGTCAGCAGCAGCGGGCCGGCTACCCACAGTACGGTAATCAGGCCGCCACGCAGCTCAGTCAGGGCAAGTTCGGGAGACATCGTTGTTCCATTGGTAGCGCCGGGCCATGCCCGGCGACGCTTCTGTAGAGTCGAGCCACGCTCGACTGCTGTTGCTGCAATCAAGCCGGATTGAAGCTGGCCGCCAACGTACCCACGGTCAGCACCCAGCCATCGACCAGCACGAACAGCAGGATCTTGAACGGCGCCGACACCAGCATCGGCGACAGCATCATCATGCCCATCGACATCAGCACGCTGGCCACCACCAGATCGATGATCACGAACGGAATGAAGATCAGGAAGCCGATCTCGAAGGCGGTCTTCAGTTCGCTGGTGACGAACGAGGCGACCAGCACCGGGAACGGAATCGCATCGGGGCTGGCATAGGTGCCGTGACCGGCAATGCCGGCGAAGGTCATCAGGTCGGTTTCGCGGATCTGCGCCAGCATGAAGGCCCGCAGCGGCTGGGTGGTCAGCGTCCAGGCGGTCTGGAAGTCGATATCACCGTTCAGGTACGGCGCCATGCCGGTGCTCCACGCCTTGTCCCAGGTGGGCAGCATGATCATCGCGGTCAGGAACAGGGCCAGGCCCAGCAGCACCTGGTTGGACGGCGTCTGCCCGGTGCCCAGCGCCTGGCGCAGCAGGCCCAGCACGATGATAATGCGGGTGAACGATGTCAGCACGAGCAGCATCGACGGGATCAGGGTGATCGCCGTCATCAGCAGCAGGGTCTGCAGCGGCAGGCTGACCGGCGCGCCGCCGATCTTGCCCACGTTTACATCGGGCAGCGACGGCGGTGCGCCCGGCGCGGCGAACGCCAGCGCGGGCAGCAGGCACAGGGCGATCAGGATCAGCCACGGCATCAGGGTGGCGAAGCGGGAACGGGTCACGCGCATGTCAGGGGTCCTTGCGCAGCCGCTGTTGCAGCAGCTGGGCGAAATTCGGCAGGTTCTTCAGGTCCGGCACGCGCACCGGCGCCGGCGGCGGCAGGGGCTCGGACAGGGTGTGCAGGGTGTTGATGCTGCCGGCGGTGACGCCCAGCAGCAGCTGCTGGCCGTTCACTTCCACCACCACCACGCGTTCCTTGGCGCCCACGGTCAGGCTGGCCACCAGCTTCATGCCTTCGGCTGGGCGGAAGCCGCTGCCGGGCAGGCGCTTGAGCAGCCAGCCCAGACCGATCACCAGGGCCAGCACGGCCAGCAGGGCCAGCACCGCACCGAACAGACTCGGTGCGGTGGCGGCATGCTGGCCGATCTGCGGCGTTGCCTTCGCAGCGGCCTGTGCGGTGGCGAGCAGCAGGCTCAACGCAGTCTCCGGATCCGCTCGCTCGGGCTGACCACGTCGGTCAGGCGCACGCCGAAGCGGTCGTTGATCACCACCACTTCGCCGTGGGCGATCAGGGTGCCGTTGACGAACACGTCCAGCGATTCGCCGGCGCCGCGTTCCAGTTCCACCACCGAGCCCTGGTTGAGCTGCAGCAGGTTGCGGATCGGCAGGCGGGCGCGGCCGACTTCCAGCGACAGCGTCACCGGCACGTCCAGGATCACGTCCAGGTTCAGGTCCGGACCCTGGGTTTCATCGGCCTGCAGGCTGCCGAACTGGGCCGGGGTCGGTTCGAGGGCGTCGATATCGTTCATTGCGGGTCTTCCTGGATGACGGGTACGCGCGGGCGGGTCCCCGGCGGATGGGTAGCGGTGACTTTCACGGCGTTCATGCCGTTGGCGATGCCGAATTCGCCGGTGAACACGGGAATGTTCTCAACGCACAGCGGCACCTGGGTGTTCAGCTCGATCGGCAGGATGTCGCCTACCTTCAGCTGGGTCAGGTCGCGCAGGGTCATGCGCTTGCTGGCCAGCACGCTGGACAGGGTGACTTCGGCGATGTTGAGCTGTTCGCGCAGCATCACGCCCCAGCTGGCATCGCGGTCGTTGCGATCGCTCTGGATGCCGGCGTCCAGCAGTTCGCGGATCGGTTCCAGCATCGAGTACGGCAGGGTGACGTGGATATCGCCGCCACCGCCGTCCAGTTCCACGTGCAGGCGGCACACCACCACGTATTCGCGCGGGGTGACGATGTTGGCGAAGTGCGGGTTGATTTCCGAATTGATGTATTCGAAATCCACTTCCATCACCGGCGCCCAGGCTTCGCGCAGATCGGCGAAGGTCTGCTTCAGCAGCAGGTGGATCACCCGCATTTCGGTGGCGGTGAATTCGCGGCCTTCGATGCGGGTGGGGTAGCGCCCGTCGCCGCCGAAGAAGTTGTCGACGATGGCGAACACCAGGGTCGGCTCGAACACGATCAGGCCGGTGCCACGCAGCGGCTTGAAGCGGATCAGGTTCAGGTTGGTCGGCACATACAGCGAATGCATGTAGTCGTTGAACTTGATCAGCTCGATGCCGCGCACGGACAGTTCGGCCGAGCGGCGGATCAGGTTGAACAGACCGATCCGCCACAGGCGGGCGAAACGCTCGTGCACCATTTCCAGCGTGGGCATGCGACCGCGGATGATGCGGTCCTGGCTGGCGAAGTCGTACGAACGTGCTTCGCCGGACGGCGGCTCCGGATCGGTTTCGACCGCGCCGCTGTCCACGCCATGCAGCAGGGCATCGATCTCATCCTGGGACAGCAGGTCATTCATCGGTAGGCCCTTACTGGGTCACGAAGCTGGTGAACAGCAGATCGTCGGCGCCGTTGCTGCCGGTCTCGGCCTTCAGCACTTTCTGCACGGCGGCCAGCGCTTCGCCCTGCAGCTTCTGCTTGCCGGCCACGTCGGCAATCTGCTCGGGGCTGACCTGCGAGAACAGCATCAGCAGGTTGGCGCGCAGTGCCGGCGCATGGGTCTTGATCGCCTCCAGCGCGGCGGCGTCGCGGGTCATCAGCTGCACTTCCACCTGCAGGTAGCGCGGGCCGTCGATCGGACCGTTCAGATTGACCACGAAGGCCGGTTCCAGCGCGAAGTACTGGGCCGGGGCCGGGGTGGCGCCCTTCTTCGGGGCTTCGGCGGTGGCCGGTTCGT
This genomic window contains:
- the fliN gene encoding flagellar motor switch protein FliN, with amino-acid sequence MNDIDALEPTPAQFGSLQADETQGPDLNLDVILDVPVTLSLEVGRARLPIRNLLQLNQGSVVELERGAGESLDVFVNGTLIAHGEVVVINDRFGVRLTDVVSPSERIRRLR
- a CDS encoding flagellar basal body-associated FliL family protein — encoded protein: MAAAADKTKKTADKDKSAKPRSPLLITALVAVLAAGAAGAGVWFFTQSKHEPATAEAPKKGATPAPAQYFALEPAFVVNLNGPIDGPRYLQVEVQLMTRDAAALEAIKTHAPALRANLLMLFSQVSPEQIADVAGKQKLQGEALAAVQKVLKAETGSNGADDLLFTSFVTQ
- the fliP gene encoding flagellar type III secretion system pore protein FliP (The bacterial flagellar biogenesis protein FliP forms a type III secretion system (T3SS)-type pore required for flagellar assembly.), with product MRVTRSRFATLMPWLILIALCLLPALAFAAPGAPPSLPDVNVGKIGGAPVSLPLQTLLLMTAITLIPSMLLVLTSFTRIIIVLGLLRQALGTGQTPSNQVLLGLALFLTAMIMLPTWDKAWSTGMAPYLNGDIDFQTAWTLTTQPLRAFMLAQIRETDLMTFAGIAGHGTYASPDAIPFPVLVASFVTSELKTAFEIGFLIFIPFVIIDLVVASVLMSMGMMMLSPMLVSAPFKILLFVLVDGWVLTVGTLAASFNPA
- the fliO gene encoding flagellar biosynthetic protein FliO, with the protein product MSLLLATAQAAAKATPQIGQHAATAPSLFGAVLALLAVLALVIGLGWLLKRLPGSGFRPAEGMKLVASLTVGAKERVVVVEVNGQQLLLGVTAGSINTLHTLSEPLPPPAPVRVPDLKNLPNFAQLLQQRLRKDP
- the fliM gene encoding flagellar motor switch protein FliM, which produces MNDLLSQDEIDALLHGVDSGAVETDPEPPSGEARSYDFASQDRIIRGRMPTLEMVHERFARLWRIGLFNLIRRSAELSVRGIELIKFNDYMHSLYVPTNLNLIRFKPLRGTGLIVFEPTLVFAIVDNFFGGDGRYPTRIEGREFTATEMRVIHLLLKQTFADLREAWAPVMEVDFEYINSEINPHFANIVTPREYVVVCRLHVELDGGGGDIHVTLPYSMLEPIRELLDAGIQSDRNDRDASWGVMLREQLNIAEVTLSSVLASKRMTLRDLTQLKVGDILPIELNTQVPLCVENIPVFTGEFGIANGMNAVKVTATHPPGTRPRVPVIQEDPQ